A genomic window from Caldicellulosiruptor kronotskyensis 2002 includes:
- a CDS encoding response regulator transcription factor, translating to MYKIVIVDDDMLIRKGIRNVIRWKDLDCEISGEASSGDEALKVIENVKPDIVITDIKMPNMDGIELIERIKKIIPHCKIVILTAYREFEYAQRAIKCGAFDFLLKPTKVEDIINVVQKAINEIKKEKTILEEIEKINNILKEKLPILRENFLFNVMFEMISNEDEILQMASLYEIEIGIFLMILTECSTKEKERKNSHLYLLGISNMLNDFLSNNFTIYTIYLNNSQAVYIVNSKKELDKEEEKKFFELLSQLKKAAMECFNIDLTFAVSTWGRGLVQLPDKYKECIDAINYRFYFDEEDIIYYRDLSHFFMYVDDRKLKNLKNEILSNVRYGNYSNINNLLHDLEETLKKSKVDKQYIYNFYYLMLIEINMIKAQLSSTINKPENQEMFEHIDYFNDIIKCKNLSELSSILRISIQQTIEEVQKHNLNKMGSLIKKVIDYIKENYHSGEISLSDISEKFFVSPSYLSRLFKKETGKNLSDFINEYRIEKAKHLLLTTDLKTYEVADKVGIPDPHYFSRLFKRYTGYSPSEYKEGVKIKGEKVSD from the coding sequence ATGTATAAAATTGTAATAGTGGACGACGATATGCTTATTCGAAAAGGAATTAGGAATGTAATAAGATGGAAAGATTTGGATTGTGAAATTAGCGGAGAAGCTTCAAGTGGGGATGAGGCTTTAAAGGTGATTGAAAATGTAAAGCCTGACATTGTCATTACAGACATTAAAATGCCCAATATGGATGGTATTGAACTCATAGAAAGAATTAAAAAGATTATACCACATTGCAAGATTGTAATTTTAACAGCTTACAGAGAGTTTGAATATGCACAGAGAGCTATAAAATGTGGTGCTTTTGATTTTCTTCTAAAACCAACCAAGGTAGAAGATATAATAAATGTTGTGCAAAAAGCTATAAACGAGATTAAAAAAGAAAAAACAATATTAGAAGAGATAGAAAAGATAAATAACATTTTAAAAGAAAAATTACCAATCTTGAGAGAAAATTTTTTGTTCAATGTCATGTTTGAGATGATTTCAAATGAGGACGAGATTCTTCAGATGGCATCTCTTTATGAGATTGAAATTGGTATATTTTTAATGATTTTAACTGAATGCAGCACAAAAGAGAAAGAGAGAAAGAATTCTCATTTATACCTTTTAGGAATCTCAAATATGCTAAATGATTTTTTGAGCAATAATTTTACCATCTATACTATTTATTTAAATAACTCTCAAGCAGTATATATTGTAAACTCAAAGAAGGAACTTGATAAAGAAGAAGAGAAGAAATTCTTTGAACTTTTGAGCCAGCTTAAAAAAGCAGCAATGGAATGTTTTAATATTGATTTGACATTTGCAGTAAGTACGTGGGGCAGGGGATTAGTGCAGCTTCCAGACAAATATAAAGAATGCATAGATGCAATAAATTATAGATTTTATTTTGATGAAGAAGATATCATATATTACAGGGACCTTTCTCACTTTTTCATGTATGTGGATGATAGAAAACTAAAGAATTTGAAAAATGAAATTTTATCAAATGTCAGATACGGCAACTATTCGAACATAAATAATCTTTTACATGATCTTGAGGAAACTTTGAAAAAGTCAAAAGTAGATAAGCAATATATCTATAATTTTTACTATCTTATGCTTATTGAAATAAACATGATTAAAGCACAACTTTCTTCAACCATAAATAAGCCTGAGAATCAAGAGATGTTTGAACACATTGATTATTTTAATGATATTATAAAATGCAAGAATTTGTCAGAACTGAGTAGCATCTTACGAATATCTATTCAACAGACTATTGAAGAAGTCCAAAAACACAACCTAAACAAAATGGGCAGTTTAATAAAAAAGGTGATAGATTACATAAAAGAAAACTATCACTCAGGCGAGATTTCCCTCAGTGATATTTCAGAGAAATTTTTTGTAAGTCCTTCATATTTGAGCAGGTTATTCAAAAAAGAAACAGGAAAAAATCTTTCAGATTTTATAAATGAGTATAGAATAGAAAAAGCAAAGCATCTTTTGCTCACAACCGACCTTAAAACATACGAGGTTGCAGATAAGGTTGGTATTCCAGACCCACACTACTTTTCAAGGCTTTTTAAACGCTACACGGGCTACAGCCCTTCTGAATACAAAGAAGGTGTAAAAATAAAAGGTGAAAAAGTAAGCGATTAA
- a CDS encoding response regulator transcription factor yields MFKLLIVEDERITRESLETLIPWDELGIGEIKSAKNGQEALEIVKSYTPDILLCDVRMPRMDGIEFSKRLKSIFPKCKIVFISGYAEKEYLLSAIRLNAIDYIEKPLNIEKIISTMKKVVEIIEVERKGEEEREKLKEHYNQSLSYICTQLIQQLLTDHPDLSIFQKYNAEDFLNSNLDVIVGFVNWQSEEEHMNEIVSKDLYNGFLGKDFTSKIAALFAFLSPNSFVLICNNKREIDTRKAVDILKEAFSQKGEVSLAIVYSIRANEIKEHVENIIKMLQKNVFYNGFGDLYTYEAFENKREAEEVNFDFERFEEYLRRDEIKKAKEEIEKLYFWLKSNQTIDVEKVKNLFFEMILIVYQVGKQRKITQLLDEDGRSKKWREIEQKLTLNQVKEVVYETIDGIFEIFETRGNLNRKAYQIVKFIEENFYDKELSIQKIAHYFYFSPNYLCSMFKKATGKTLNDYITEVRIEKAKQLLKDNSIKLYEIAERVGFGDPNYFSSLFKKKVGMTPSEFRERYYV; encoded by the coding sequence ATGTTTAAACTTTTGATTGTAGAAGATGAGAGGATAACAAGAGAAAGTCTTGAGACATTGATACCATGGGATGAGCTTGGGATTGGAGAAATTAAGAGTGCTAAAAATGGTCAAGAAGCTTTAGAAATTGTAAAAAGTTACACTCCAGATATTCTCCTGTGCGATGTAAGAATGCCGCGAATGGATGGTATAGAGTTTTCAAAGAGATTAAAAAGTATTTTCCCAAAATGCAAAATAGTGTTTATCAGTGGATATGCTGAAAAGGAGTATCTTTTATCGGCCATTCGTCTAAATGCAATTGACTACATAGAAAAACCTCTCAATATAGAGAAGATTATAAGTACCATGAAAAAAGTTGTTGAGATAATTGAAGTTGAGAGAAAAGGAGAGGAAGAAAGAGAAAAATTGAAAGAGCACTACAACCAAAGTCTATCCTATATTTGCACACAGCTTATTCAGCAGCTGCTAACAGATCATCCTGACCTCAGCATTTTTCAAAAATACAACGCTGAAGATTTTTTAAATTCAAACTTAGATGTTATTGTTGGATTTGTAAATTGGCAGTCCGAAGAAGAACACATGAATGAAATTGTATCAAAAGATTTATACAATGGATTTTTAGGCAAAGACTTTACATCTAAAATTGCAGCACTTTTTGCATTTTTGTCTCCAAACAGCTTTGTTCTTATTTGTAACAATAAAAGAGAAATTGATACCCGAAAGGCAGTAGATATCCTCAAAGAGGCTTTTTCGCAAAAAGGGGAAGTTTCTCTTGCTATTGTGTATTCAATAAGAGCAAATGAGATAAAAGAACATGTTGAGAATATAATCAAAATGCTACAGAAAAATGTATTTTATAACGGTTTTGGCGATTTGTATACATACGAAGCTTTTGAAAATAAAAGGGAAGCAGAAGAAGTCAATTTTGACTTTGAGAGATTTGAAGAGTATCTCAGAAGGGATGAGATAAAAAAGGCTAAGGAGGAAATTGAAAAGCTGTATTTTTGGCTAAAATCAAACCAAACCATTGATGTAGAGAAGGTTAAAAATTTGTTTTTTGAGATGATACTGATTGTGTACCAAGTGGGCAAACAAAGAAAGATAACACAGCTTTTAGATGAAGATGGAAGATCTAAAAAATGGCGTGAAATTGAACAAAAGCTTACCTTAAACCAAGTAAAAGAGGTTGTTTATGAGACCATTGACGGAATATTTGAGATATTTGAAACACGCGGGAATTTGAACAGAAAGGCTTATCAGATAGTGAAATTCATTGAAGAAAACTTTTATGACAAAGAACTTAGCATCCAAAAAATTGCTCACTACTTTTACTTTAGTCCAAACTATTTATGTAGTATGTTCAAAAAAGCAACTGGTAAGACACTCAACGATTATATAACTGAAGTCAGAATTGAAAAAGCCAAGCAGCTTTTAAAAGATAATAGCATCAAGCTATATGAGATTGCAGAGAGAGTTGGATTTGGAGACCCGAATTATTTCTCATCCTTGTTCAAAAAGAAGGTTGGCATGACTCCATCTGAATTTAGAGAGAGGTATTACGTATGA
- a CDS encoding helix-turn-helix domain-containing protein, with amino-acid sequence MEKEVLNFEEAAEFLKISTKTFNQILKDEDIPARKIGREWRFSKHALLDWLGRGSSKDYFKNQTISRFEETRKGKTENLISHAKEILDTISREKSITIENRKFDFPDNVEMEVKIKKRSDTIKFELEFEWQTDEKGENENEE; translated from the coding sequence ATGGAAAAAGAGGTTTTGAACTTTGAAGAAGCAGCTGAGTTTTTGAAAATTTCTACTAAAACATTTAATCAAATTTTAAAAGATGAAGATATACCAGCAAGAAAGATAGGCAGAGAGTGGCGTTTTTCTAAACATGCTTTGCTTGACTGGCTTGGAAGAGGATCATCAAAAGATTATTTTAAGAACCAGACCATATCTCGTTTTGAAGAGACAAGAAAAGGAAAGACTGAAAACCTCATTTCACATGCAAAAGAGATTCTTGACACAATTTCCCGTGAAAAGTCAATTACCATTGAAAATCGAAAGTTCGACTTTCCAGATAATGTTGAAATGGAAGTCAAAATCAAGAAAAGAAGTGACACCATAAAGTTTGAGCTTGAATTTGAATGGCAAACTGATGAGAAAGGAGAGAATGAAAATGAAGAATGA
- the xylA gene encoding xylose isomerase has product MKYFKDIPKIKYEGPQSDNPFAFKYYNPDEIIDGKSLKDHLRFAIAYWHTFCATGSDPFGQPTIVRPWDKFSNPMDNAKARVEAAFEFFELLDVPFFCFHDRDIAPEGENLKESNKNLDEIVSLIKEYLKTSKTKVLWGTANLFSHPRYVHGAATSCNADVFAYAAAQVKKALEVTKELGGENYVFWGGREGYETLLNTDMGLELDNLARFLHMAVEYAKEIGFDGQFLIEPKPKEPTKHQYDFDAAHVYGFLKKYDLDKYFKLNIEVNHATLAGHDFHHELRFARINNMLGSIDANMGDLLLGWDTDQFPTDVRLTTLAMYEVIKAGGFGKGGLNFDAKVRRGSFELEDLVIGHIAGMDAFAKGFKIAYKLVKDGVFDKFIDERYKSYKEGIGAKIVSGEANFKMLEEYALSLDKIENKSGKQELLEMILNKYMFTE; this is encoded by the coding sequence ATGAAGTACTTCAAAGATATTCCAAAAATAAAATACGAAGGTCCACAGTCGGACAACCCATTTGCTTTCAAGTACTACAATCCTGACGAAATCATTGACGGCAAGTCTTTGAAAGACCACCTTCGTTTTGCTATTGCTTACTGGCACACATTCTGTGCAACAGGAAGCGATCCGTTTGGACAACCTACAATTGTTCGTCCTTGGGATAAGTTTTCAAACCCAATGGACAACGCAAAAGCAAGGGTTGAGGCAGCATTTGAATTTTTTGAACTGTTAGATGTACCATTTTTCTGCTTCCATGACAGAGATATTGCACCTGAAGGGGAAAATTTAAAAGAGTCAAATAAGAATTTGGATGAGATTGTTTCTTTAATAAAAGAGTATTTGAAAACCAGCAAGACAAAAGTATTATGGGGGACAGCAAACCTGTTTTCGCATCCACGATATGTTCATGGTGCTGCAACATCCTGCAATGCAGATGTCTTTGCATATGCAGCAGCGCAGGTGAAAAAGGCTTTAGAGGTTACAAAAGAGCTTGGCGGCGAAAACTATGTGTTCTGGGGCGGAAGAGAAGGTTATGAGACACTTCTAAATACAGATATGGGATTGGAACTTGATAACCTTGCAAGATTTTTGCATATGGCAGTTGAGTATGCAAAGGAAATAGGTTTTGACGGACAGTTTTTAATAGAACCAAAACCAAAAGAGCCAACTAAGCATCAGTACGATTTTGATGCGGCTCATGTTTATGGATTTTTGAAGAAATATGATCTTGACAAGTATTTCAAGCTCAATATAGAAGTAAACCATGCAACCTTGGCAGGACATGATTTCCATCATGAGCTGAGGTTTGCACGAATAAATAATATGCTTGGTTCAATTGACGCTAATATGGGCGACTTGCTTTTGGGCTGGGATACAGACCAGTTTCCAACAGATGTAAGACTTACTACACTTGCTATGTATGAGGTTATTAAAGCTGGTGGTTTTGGCAAAGGTGGACTTAACTTTGACGCAAAGGTAAGAAGAGGTTCATTTGAGCTTGAAGATTTAGTAATTGGTCATATTGCAGGTATGGATGCTTTTGCTAAAGGCTTCAAGATTGCGTATAAGCTTGTTAAAGATGGCGTATTTGATAAATTTATAGATGAGAGATACAAGAGCTACAAAGAAGGAATCGGTGCTAAGATTGTAAGCGGTGAAGCAAACTTCAAGATGTTAGAGGAATATGCTCTGTCTCTTGACAAGATAGAAAATAAATCTGGCAAGCAAGAACTCCTTGAGATGATTTTAAATAAATATATGTTCACTGAATAA
- a CDS encoding MFS transporter, with product MKNEKDNLEEKKILGIPWNAFIFGFVSFLNDFSSELTIRALPLFLKNVLNAKTSVIGLIEGVADSTATILKIFSGYLSDKLNQRKWLVAIGYGLSALSKPLLYFANNWVFVLVIRFLDRVGKGIRTSPRDALIANTTKKEELGKAFGFNRAMDPAGAILALIVASFIIYFTSKNTLKLTQHLFQILVLVSIFPVFFALFLIIAFAVDTKNQNLSAAKVNLSLKGFDKKFKLYLLTISIFTLGNSSDAFLILQAQNRGLTVLEIFLMLAAFNLITTLSSYPAGILSDKIRRQYLIVAGWIVYALIYLGFGLATKTYQIVALYILYGLYYGLTEGVEKALVADLVPSEKRGTAYGLYNGAVGIFAFPASLIAGLLWQYISPSAPFIFGAILAIFASMMLLKVVNIKQE from the coding sequence ATGAAGAATGAAAAGGACAATCTTGAGGAAAAGAAAATTCTTGGCATACCCTGGAACGCTTTTATATTCGGTTTTGTAAGTTTTCTCAATGATTTTTCAAGTGAGCTTACAATTAGAGCACTTCCACTTTTTTTGAAAAATGTTCTGAACGCAAAAACCTCAGTGATAGGTCTTATAGAAGGTGTGGCAGATTCAACCGCAACAATCCTAAAAATCTTTTCAGGGTATCTTTCTGACAAGCTAAATCAACGAAAGTGGCTTGTAGCCATAGGTTATGGCCTTTCTGCACTTTCAAAACCACTTTTATATTTTGCCAATAACTGGGTATTCGTATTGGTTATAAGGTTTTTGGACAGAGTTGGAAAAGGCATAAGGACTTCTCCTCGTGATGCCTTGATTGCCAACACAACCAAAAAAGAAGAACTTGGAAAGGCATTTGGATTTAACAGAGCAATGGACCCGGCAGGGGCAATTTTAGCTTTGATTGTGGCCAGTTTTATAATATATTTTACCTCTAAAAACACCTTAAAGCTTACGCAACACTTGTTTCAGATTCTTGTTTTAGTGTCAATCTTCCCAGTCTTTTTTGCACTTTTTTTAATAATTGCATTTGCAGTAGATACTAAAAACCAAAACCTATCGGCAGCAAAGGTCAACCTATCATTGAAAGGATTTGATAAAAAGTTTAAACTATATCTTTTGACTATTTCAATCTTTACCCTTGGAAATTCTTCAGACGCTTTTTTAATCCTTCAGGCTCAAAACAGGGGATTGACAGTTTTAGAGATATTTTTGATGCTGGCTGCTTTTAACTTGATTACAACTCTAAGTAGCTACCCTGCTGGAATTTTGTCAGACAAAATAAGACGTCAGTACCTGATTGTGGCAGGATGGATTGTATATGCTCTAATATACTTGGGTTTTGGACTTGCAACAAAAACATATCAAATAGTTGCTTTGTACATTTTGTACGGTCTTTATTATGGACTTACAGAAGGTGTTGAAAAGGCACTTGTTGCAGATTTAGTTCCCTCTGAGAAAAGAGGTACTGCCTATGGTCTTTACAACGGCGCTGTTGGAATTTTTGCTTTTCCAGCAAGTTTGATTGCTGGACTATTGTGGCAATATATAAGTCCTTCTGCACCTTTCATCTTCGGCGCCATCCTTGCTATTTTCGCCTCAATGATGCTACTGAAGGTAGTAAACATAAAGCAAGAATAA
- a CDS encoding sensor histidine kinase, producing the protein MKMLKIKLIIRNLIKYYRKISIYKKFLVVSYIQIFIPIILIGVLSFRISSDLIFKKYVGYTSDVIKTARLRIVDKINELNSITQDILYQTELYNVLDKSMKNMDYYDDVTSLTNKFRKIILGHLDVQSIGVFTKEKKLCIVDNTSKEIGLDEIIPSQISLEKVYKIAEMGNGKPIWYVTLLKKDKENKAAVLITRCINNPKTLKFEGILAVMINTELFDKTFSELVAEKSQAISVVGNGIFISTKGEINKEKVLKFMSQIRNKNGIVTYTSNEYIVNILPIKQVEWYIVTSIPVKILFRDIDKLRMWLIVLCFLSFVITSAMSIMLSMDFLKPINAIVEATKRIRKGEYKTIENLDRKDELGILIDNFNSMVIKINHLINSIYKEQITRKEAELKVLQTQLNPHFLFNILESINWLAQLNGVSQISDVVIALSKLLEVNLKEEKFLTIEEEIKYISSYVSILRINFGEENLKLEVDVDRKALKLRIPKLLIQPLVENSIFHGIRPKGFGRIFVGCYIWNDKLAIIVKDDGIGIQPEKLKGIRQNLEDNSEVLLDQYERSYTRIGLVNVVKRLKLIYGRNANFSIESLPQRGTTIKIEILLDALSKAVEESLQEFSGEGEEVNV; encoded by the coding sequence ATGAAAATGTTAAAAATAAAACTTATTATTAGAAATTTAATAAAATATTACCGAAAAATTTCCATATACAAGAAGTTCTTGGTAGTATCATATATTCAAATATTTATCCCGATAATTCTTATTGGGGTTTTGAGTTTTAGAATTTCGTCAGATTTGATTTTCAAAAAATATGTAGGATACACTTCTGATGTTATAAAGACAGCAAGGCTTCGCATTGTTGACAAGATAAACGAGTTAAATAGCATAACTCAGGATATTTTGTATCAAACAGAATTATACAATGTTTTGGACAAATCAATGAAAAATATGGATTACTATGATGATGTCACTTCACTTACAAACAAGTTTCGAAAGATAATCTTAGGACATTTAGATGTACAATCGATAGGAGTATTTACAAAAGAAAAAAAGCTGTGTATAGTTGATAACACTTCAAAAGAAATAGGACTTGATGAAATAATACCTTCTCAAATTTCGTTAGAAAAAGTATATAAGATAGCTGAAATGGGAAATGGGAAACCTATTTGGTATGTAACATTACTGAAAAAAGACAAAGAAAACAAAGCGGCAGTTTTAATAACAAGATGTATAAACAATCCTAAAACATTAAAGTTTGAAGGAATTTTAGCTGTCATGATAAACACAGAGCTATTTGACAAGACATTTTCTGAGCTTGTTGCAGAAAAAAGTCAGGCAATTTCAGTGGTGGGAAATGGCATATTTATTTCAACAAAAGGTGAAATAAATAAAGAAAAAGTCCTCAAATTTATGTCTCAAATAAGAAATAAAAATGGAATTGTTACATACACTTCGAATGAATATATTGTAAATATACTGCCAATAAAACAAGTAGAATGGTACATAGTTACGTCTATTCCAGTTAAAATATTATTTAGAGACATAGACAAACTCAGGATGTGGCTTATAGTTTTGTGTTTTTTGTCGTTTGTTATAACATCAGCAATGTCAATAATGCTTTCAATGGACTTTTTAAAACCAATTAATGCTATTGTGGAAGCAACAAAGAGAATAAGAAAAGGCGAATACAAGACGATAGAAAATCTTGACAGAAAGGATGAACTTGGTATTCTAATTGATAACTTTAACAGTATGGTGATAAAAATAAATCATCTGATAAATTCGATTTACAAGGAACAGATAACACGAAAAGAAGCAGAACTAAAAGTTTTGCAAACCCAGCTAAATCCACACTTTTTGTTTAATATTCTAGAATCGATTAACTGGCTAGCACAGCTAAACGGCGTATCGCAAATAAGCGATGTTGTCATTGCGCTTTCAAAGCTTTTAGAGGTGAATCTTAAAGAAGAGAAGTTTTTAACCATAGAGGAAGAGATAAAATACATATCTTCATATGTATCTATTTTAAGGATAAATTTTGGTGAAGAGAATTTAAAACTTGAAGTGGATGTAGACAGAAAAGCTTTAAAACTTAGAATTCCCAAACTTCTTATACAACCTCTCGTAGAAAATTCCATTTTTCATGGTATACGTCCAAAAGGTTTTGGCAGAATATTTGTGGGTTGCTATATTTGGAACGATAAGCTTGCCATAATTGTAAAAGACGATGGTATAGGAATTCAACCTGAAAAATTAAAGGGGATACGCCAAAATTTAGAAGATAACAGTGAGGTTTTGCTTGATCAGTATGAGAGGTCTTATACAAGAATAGGGCTTGTCAATGTGGTAAAGAGACTAAAGCTCATTTATGGCAGGAATGCAAACTTTTCAATTGAAAGCTTGCCACAGAGGGGTACTACTATAAAAATTGAAATTCTATTAGATGCGCTTTCAAAAGCGGTAGAAGAAAGTTTGCAAGAATTTTCTGGCGAAGGGGAAGAGGTAAATGTATAA
- a CDS encoding arginase family protein, with amino-acid sequence MKSLLSSSYILMFDEYYTFQPRLKEICTCIDLKDLSSIKYMCSKKVLDSISERIKKVENSLFFLGAGEYHHFTYMLLKSFNKTFSLIVIDKHVDYSVAYPGFITCGSWLKDAAELKQIGEIFVLSEDKKNVHNNKVKIFSPLEYKKIKPRLPVYISIDKDILTKSSINTTWDQGHCQPKTLIEIVSHFTSSFEIVGADICGEPPAHFFLPEHKKSENINIQLLSLLTAKSQSIVA; translated from the coding sequence ATGAAAAGCTTATTATCTTCTTCATACATTTTAATGTTTGATGAGTATTATACTTTTCAGCCAAGACTTAAAGAGATTTGCACTTGCATTGACCTCAAAGATCTTTCTTCAATCAAGTACATGTGTTCAAAAAAGGTGCTTGATTCAATCTCAGAAAGGATAAAAAAAGTTGAAAATTCCTTGTTCTTTCTTGGTGCTGGGGAATATCACCACTTTACATATATGTTATTAAAAAGTTTTAATAAAACTTTTTCTCTAATAGTGATAGATAAACATGTTGACTATTCAGTTGCTTATCCGGGATTTATAACATGCGGTTCATGGTTAAAAGATGCAGCAGAATTAAAGCAAATTGGAGAAATTTTTGTCCTTTCAGAAGATAAAAAAAATGTCCATAACAATAAAGTCAAAATTTTTTCACCACTTGAATACAAAAAAATAAAACCTCGCCTACCAGTTTATATAAGCATTGATAAAGACATCTTGACAAAGTCCTCAATAAACACAACCTGGGACCAGGGACACTGCCAACCAAAAACCTTAATTGAAATAGTTTCACATTTTACGTCATCTTTTGAAATAGTTGGAGCAGATATTTGTGGTGAACCACCTGCACATTTTTTCTTACCCGAACACAAAAAAAGCGAGAACATAAATATACAACTTCTTTCTTTGCTCACAGCAAAATCTCAAAGTATTGTTGCATGA
- a CDS encoding ABC transporter substrate-binding protein: MNDSFNKRRILSISFLVPLVTTLVLIIVLILNTQKTVEESVTIENEELEVNTKIRFLSPWGGSDPYAETLSFVLQKFQEENPGVTIVNESLFGDDFLIKLQTDFASGNPPDVFGLFPGSVRDLLIQRHQIADLTDVLKKDIRWYQSFYPNMWKYVTFNKRIYGVPLETIVECLFVNKDIFEKYNLKVPQTLDDLISVSKILKSKGIIPIAFNAQPEGTYIYQNIIVSIGTKYEVENPIKNGEFSSPYIKALDYLKVLYKAGAFPANYYSLTSKQRNDLFLTKKAAMIVQGSWFIPKCDPKTVDIYIFPQANEKGKKHLIYGLGAGTFYVSSQAWQDIKKRNSAIKLLKFLSSEKIARIFVERTGLISNIKIKNPPNVKNPLRSKVEGLIKEADVLVAPPDHFVDRMVWEEVITKDIPYYLQGTISSKLFWTRAVKAWKENMEKLGE, from the coding sequence ATGAATGATTCATTCAATAAAAGGCGTATATTATCAATAAGTTTTTTAGTACCTCTTGTAACTACCCTTGTGCTCATAATTGTACTCATTTTGAATACGCAGAAGACAGTGGAAGAAAGCGTAACTATTGAAAATGAAGAGTTAGAAGTTAATACAAAAATAAGATTTTTAAGTCCATGGGGCGGGAGTGACCCTTATGCTGAAACACTCTCGTTTGTACTTCAAAAGTTTCAAGAAGAGAATCCTGGTGTAACTATTGTCAACGAATCTCTGTTTGGTGATGATTTTTTGATAAAACTTCAGACAGACTTTGCATCTGGAAACCCTCCTGATGTTTTTGGTCTTTTTCCAGGTTCTGTTAGAGACTTGCTGATTCAAAGGCATCAAATAGCTGATTTAACAGATGTACTTAAAAAAGATATAAGGTGGTACCAGAGTTTTTATCCTAACATGTGGAAGTATGTAACTTTCAATAAAAGAATTTATGGTGTTCCGCTTGAAACAATAGTTGAGTGCCTATTTGTTAACAAGGATATATTTGAAAAATACAATTTAAAAGTTCCTCAAACATTAGATGATTTGATAAGTGTCTCAAAAATACTAAAGAGCAAAGGAATAATTCCCATTGCTTTCAATGCCCAGCCAGAAGGAACATATATATACCAAAACATTATTGTTTCTATAGGGACAAAGTATGAAGTTGAAAACCCGATCAAAAACGGTGAATTTTCCTCACCCTACATAAAAGCCCTTGACTATTTAAAAGTTCTTTACAAGGCAGGTGCATTTCCAGCAAACTACTATTCACTTACAAGCAAACAGCGAAATGATTTGTTTTTGACAAAAAAAGCTGCAATGATAGTTCAGGGTTCATGGTTCATACCAAAGTGTGATCCAAAAACAGTTGACATATACATTTTTCCTCAGGCTAATGAGAAAGGCAAAAAACATTTAATTTACGGTCTTGGTGCAGGAACGTTTTATGTGAGCAGTCAAGCATGGCAAGACATAAAAAAAAGAAACAGTGCAATAAAACTTTTAAAATTTTTGTCTTCAGAAAAGATTGCGAGAATATTTGTGGAAAGAACAGGATTAATTTCAAATATAAAGATAAAGAATCCGCCAAATGTCAAAAATCCACTGCGTTCAAAGGTGGAAGGGCTTATAAAAGAAGCTGATGTGCTTGTTGCACCGCCTGACCATTTTGTTGATAGAATGGTTTGGGAAGAGGTAATAACAAAAGATATTCCTTATTATCTACAAGGAACCATTTCTTCAAAGTTATTTTGGACAAGAGCAGTCAAGGCGTGGAAAGAGAATATGGAGAAATTAGGTGAATGA
- a CDS encoding MarR family transcriptional regulator: MSAKEIVLEALKSSPEPMKTQDIVQKTGLDKKEVEKAIKELKSEGLIESPKRCFYKAK; the protein is encoded by the coding sequence ATGAGCGCAAAAGAGATAGTGTTAGAGGCTTTAAAGAGTTCTCCAGAGCCGATGAAAACTCAGGATATTGTTCAAAAGACAGGGCTTGACAAAAAAGAGGTTGAAAAAGCTATCAAGGAACTAAAAAGTGAAGGGCTGATAGAGTCACCAAAACGCTGCTTTTATAAGGCAAAATAA